One part of the Caproiciproducens sp. CPB-2 genome encodes these proteins:
- a CDS encoding 4Fe-4S binding protein, protein MDESIYKELKKGGFMRQIQNSKFSLRIRVVGGQLQGKQIKKVSEIAERYGKGYVHMTSRQGIEIPFIDFADVEAVKGELAEVGLQPGACGPRVRTVTACQGNAICGSGLIETSGLAKELDAKYFGRDLPHKFKIGITGCKNNCLRAEENDLGIKGGLRPEWHSGDCTYCGVCAAACPVKAISVSRGPNSLAFDESRCIYCGKCVKSCPTDAWSGKSGYITSFGGTFGNDMAFGKPLLPLITEKEQLFRVVDAAIAFFQEHGKPGERFRRTIDRIGEDQLKEKLEEAIR, encoded by the coding sequence ATGGATGAGTCGATATATAAAGAGCTGAAAAAAGGCGGATTTATGAGGCAGATTCAAAACAGTAAATTTTCGCTGAGAATCCGTGTGGTCGGCGGTCAGCTGCAGGGAAAGCAGATTAAAAAAGTCAGCGAGATAGCCGAGCGGTACGGAAAGGGCTATGTCCATATGACGTCACGGCAGGGAATTGAAATCCCGTTCATCGACTTTGCAGACGTGGAGGCGGTAAAGGGCGAGCTGGCCGAAGTAGGGCTTCAGCCGGGGGCATGCGGCCCGCGCGTGCGTACGGTCACCGCGTGCCAGGGCAACGCGATCTGCGGAAGCGGTCTGATCGAGACCAGCGGGCTCGCTAAGGAACTGGACGCCAAATATTTCGGCAGGGACCTGCCCCACAAATTTAAAATCGGCATTACCGGGTGCAAAAACAACTGCCTGAGAGCGGAAGAAAACGACCTCGGTATTAAAGGAGGGCTTCGCCCCGAGTGGCACAGCGGAGACTGCACCTACTGCGGCGTATGCGCGGCCGCATGCCCCGTAAAGGCAATCAGCGTCAGCCGCGGGCCAAATTCGCTTGCGTTTGACGAAAGCCGCTGCATTTACTGCGGGAAATGCGTAAAATCCTGCCCCACAGACGCCTGGTCGGGGAAAAGCGGCTACATTACCTCCTTCGGCGGCACCTTCGGGAACGATATGGCCTTTGGAAAGCCGCTGCTTCCGCTGATTACAGAGAAGGAACAGCTGTTCCGCGTGGTAGACGCCGCCATCGCCTTCTTTCAGGAACACGGAAAGCCGGGCGAACGTTTCCGCCGGACGATCGACCGCATCGGCGAGGATCAATTAAAGGAAAAACTGGAGGAGGCAATCCGATGA
- a CDS encoding M67 family metallopeptidase — MIILKKQQIGEMIRHSIAGLPNESCGLIAGTVENDCKTIERVYLLRNIDESPEHFSMDVREQFAAVADMRKNGWKLIGNFHSHPQTPSRPSQEDIRLAFDPSLSYLILSLANRREPVLNSFLIRNQSVEKEEIKSLE; from the coding sequence GTGATAATATTAAAAAAACAGCAGATAGGGGAAATGATACGCCACAGCATTGCCGGGCTTCCCAACGAAAGCTGCGGGCTGATCGCGGGAACCGTCGAAAACGATTGCAAAACGATTGAAAGGGTATATCTGCTGAGGAACATCGACGAAAGCCCGGAGCATTTTTCCATGGATGTGCGGGAGCAGTTTGCGGCGGTCGCGGATATGCGAAAGAACGGCTGGAAGCTGATCGGCAATTTTCACAGCCATCCGCAGACGCCGTCCCGCCCTTCACAGGAGGACATCCGGCTGGCCTTTGACCCGTCGCTGAGCTATTTGATCCTTTCCCTTGCGAACAGGCGGGAGCCGGTGCTGAACAGCTTTCTGATACGGAATCAATCCGTGGAGAAAGAAGAAATAAAAAGTTTGGAGTGA
- a CDS encoding sensor histidine kinase yields the protein MDPREHEAFAGIQEQEQKSPRDDGHDLQMLSSTISHEIKAPVRAIDGYARIFLEDYRDKIDEDGLLLISNIRTICGETLAMIDRLLEYTRLSGVEPVKETVNLQQMIQDVCDELAAGYKSKKATVLKFQEEIPFVLCDGTLMHQVVVNLVSNALKFTREEQTAVITAGFHPENGEDVFYIRDNGVGFDMEYSQNLFGMFQRMHSDDEFEGSGVGLSIVKKLIQAMGGRVWITGEVGKGACVYFTLPPGNILK from the coding sequence ATGGACCCCCGTGAACACGAGGCCTTTGCAGGAATTCAGGAACAGGAGCAGAAATCCCCGCGCGACGACGGCCATGACCTGCAGATGCTCAGTTCTACGATCTCCCATGAAATCAAAGCGCCGGTACGCGCCATTGACGGCTACGCGCGGATCTTCCTTGAGGATTACCGCGATAAAATCGATGAGGACGGCCTGCTGCTGATCTCCAATATCCGCACGATATGTGGGGAAACGCTTGCCATGATCGACAGGCTTCTGGAATACACCCGGCTTTCCGGAGTGGAACCCGTCAAGGAAACGGTCAATCTGCAGCAGATGATTCAGGACGTGTGCGACGAGCTTGCGGCGGGCTATAAAAGCAAAAAAGCTACCGTGTTGAAATTTCAGGAGGAGATTCCGTTTGTCCTGTGCGACGGGACCCTGATGCATCAGGTGGTGGTGAACCTGGTCTCAAACGCGCTGAAATTTACCCGCGAAGAACAGACCGCCGTCATTACCGCGGGCTTCCATCCCGAAAACGGGGAGGATGTATTTTATATCCGCGATAACGGCGTGGGGTTCGATATGGAATATTCCCAGAATCTGTTCGGCATGTTCCAGCGCATGCATTCCGATGATGAATTCGAGGGGAGCGGCGTAGGCCTTTCCATTGTGAAAAAGCTCATTCAGGCAATGGGCGGTAGAGTCTGGATAACCGGCGAGGTCGGAAAGGGGGCCTGTGTGTATTTTACCCTTCCCCCGGGCAATATTTTGAAATAG
- a CDS encoding response regulator transcription factor has protein sequence MYRVLLVDDRDIFLMELKRLKVWGNISGFEVAGKANNGRQAMEMLKSSSYDLVLTDIRMPVVDGLQLLRVINQENLCSCVVLLSEYSEFNYARQGIVLGAFDYLVKPPSREKLLELFRRAHRFLETRKKGEDAYGNPLETDFGWAYPSAEEKRVVDGFLNRSPDTAQIFESAVKSVYTMMGDNMIKADILVRKLYHHIIEEVYSKIPWLSDFIDIRFFDATEYLQESGPDTYKEYYCGKITFLLNFIRRYQPEVENGTISEICAYILGHSEDDIKLKVLAEKFYINNTYLSNTFVVKTGMHYNSFVTMVKMARAEYLFKNTDLKTYEICYQLGYHDINYFSRLFKSYIGKSPAEYRSLQLKNCPVAMESCCKIAP, from the coding sequence ATGTATCGGGTTTTATTGGTGGATGACCGGGATATTTTTCTCATGGAGCTGAAAAGGCTGAAGGTATGGGGGAATATTTCCGGGTTCGAGGTGGCGGGAAAGGCCAACAACGGAAGACAGGCAATGGAAATGCTGAAATCCTCTTCCTATGATCTGGTCCTTACGGATATCCGCATGCCGGTGGTCGACGGCCTGCAGCTTCTGCGGGTCATCAATCAGGAGAACCTGTGCTCCTGCGTGGTGCTCCTGAGCGAGTACAGTGAATTCAATTACGCCCGGCAGGGAATTGTGCTGGGCGCTTTCGATTATCTTGTCAAGCCTCCCAGCCGGGAAAAGCTTTTGGAGCTGTTCCGGCGGGCGCACCGCTTTCTGGAAACCCGCAAAAAAGGGGAAGACGCCTACGGGAACCCGCTGGAGACCGACTTTGGCTGGGCATACCCCTCTGCGGAGGAAAAAAGGGTTGTCGACGGGTTCCTGAACCGGAGCCCCGATACGGCGCAGATTTTTGAAAGCGCCGTGAAAAGCGTGTACACCATGATGGGCGACAATATGATCAAGGCCGACATCCTTGTCAGAAAGCTGTACCACCATATCATCGAAGAGGTTTATTCAAAAATCCCCTGGCTGAGCGATTTTATCGATATCCGCTTTTTTGACGCCACGGAATATCTGCAGGAAAGCGGACCGGATACCTATAAAGAATATTACTGCGGGAAAATAACTTTTTTGCTGAACTTCATCCGCAGGTATCAGCCGGAGGTGGAGAACGGTACCATCAGCGAAATCTGCGCTTACATACTGGGCCATTCGGAAGACGATATCAAGCTGAAGGTGCTCGCGGAAAAATTTTATATCAACAATACTTATCTGAGCAATACCTTTGTCGTTAAAACCGGAATGCACTACAACAGCTTCGTCACGATGGTAAAGATGGCGCGCGCGGAATACCTTTTTAAAAATACGGATTTGAAAACCTATGAAATCTGCTATCAGCTGGGGTATCACGATATCAATTACTTTTCCAGACTATTTAAGAGCTACATCGGCAAAAGCCCGGCGGAGTACCGGAGCCTGCAGCTCAAAAATTGCCCGGTGGCCATGGAGAGCTGCTGCAAGATAGCTCCGTAA